A window of the Teredinibacter franksiae genome harbors these coding sequences:
- a CDS encoding GNAT family N-acetyltransferase — protein sequence MSAALSEQGTTTTAPLLPVLPASTQLAAGQKKPPLAALSPQHVKPETPTGPTFHRFSESPIWQKQRDFFECMGANAWRQGIVPHYVTSNPIMANAYVEMLMAFWQDNYANGTLKGNEPLYILELGAGSGVFSHAIVTQLIKRIEKSPLKQCKPVLIISDFVQSNLDFAKQHPKLKTYISKGHVDFALLDAGTDTSFLLQLSQTRVSKASLNNPLAVIANYVFDGLTQDLVCVHYGKVFDGYMAIKEHQENTPTSNPLVNEPVYDWRPLDQPVQYYDEELIEHYLRYLDSNPVLIPTGAMRCIEHLQGYSQLPLLVLSADRGLSTLKQLRQQSEPGFASHGSFSLPVNYHALSWLASQHGGKAFVCQRQDEGLALSALLYHNKNAIQFNHTEQAFHCYVEQFNPDDAYNLKRAMETVGQYLGAEQMLAQLRLSRWDYRILDLFYESLLAQIHSLQPDERWQWKQAIQHTWASYYPLGDKIEPCIQIGTLATELGIWGLAKECFMACFDYHQHLTLDDAVMGPCYFNLALCCFQLGEMATAKNYAHKAQVLAKRLSVQEQHQEQHQEVQQEVQQEEHQEQQAQNSLAAHPSAVGTQPFSNPACDHQQTENQHFPEALQQLLTSLQGEQPLEPQHAHEPYQNAENGSLPADNNLGPLSPEQQCEQLLQDITQSPPLPQWYKKECFSAGDITLQPLANHHAPEVYDQTRDPSIAVMTRIPAFDSLPSVEQWVKECTANICEQKYCFAIIHKTWGFIGSVALHCAGEDAFFYFWIGVDYQGEGYGPKA from the coding sequence ATGAGCGCAGCGCTTAGCGAACAAGGCACCACAACCACCGCCCCGCTACTACCCGTTCTACCCGCTTCCACACAACTAGCGGCGGGCCAAAAAAAGCCGCCGCTGGCAGCGCTAAGCCCTCAGCATGTAAAGCCAGAAACGCCTACAGGCCCTACCTTCCACCGTTTCTCAGAATCGCCCATTTGGCAAAAGCAGCGTGATTTTTTTGAATGCATGGGAGCCAACGCTTGGCGCCAGGGCATTGTGCCCCACTACGTCACCAGCAACCCCATAATGGCCAATGCCTATGTAGAAATGCTAATGGCCTTTTGGCAAGACAACTATGCAAACGGCACGTTAAAAGGTAACGAGCCCTTGTATATTTTAGAGCTCGGCGCCGGCAGCGGTGTATTCTCACACGCAATCGTAACGCAATTAATCAAGCGTATAGAAAAATCCCCGCTTAAACAGTGCAAGCCCGTGTTAATAATCAGCGATTTCGTTCAAAGCAATTTAGATTTTGCCAAGCAACACCCCAAACTAAAAACCTACATTAGCAAAGGCCACGTAGACTTTGCATTACTCGATGCCGGAACCGATACCAGCTTTCTATTACAACTCAGTCAAACCCGTGTCTCTAAGGCTAGTTTGAACAACCCTCTAGCGGTGATCGCTAATTATGTGTTTGATGGCTTAACCCAAGACCTAGTGTGTGTACACTACGGCAAAGTTTTTGATGGCTATATGGCCATCAAAGAACATCAGGAAAATACACCGACAAGTAACCCCTTAGTCAATGAGCCGGTATACGATTGGCGCCCCCTCGACCAGCCTGTTCAATATTATGATGAGGAATTAATAGAACACTACCTACGCTACCTGGACAGCAACCCGGTATTAATTCCCACCGGAGCAATGCGCTGCATAGAACACCTGCAAGGTTATTCGCAGTTACCGTTACTTGTTTTATCGGCAGACAGAGGTTTAAGTACGTTAAAGCAATTGCGGCAACAATCGGAACCCGGCTTTGCCAGCCACGGCAGTTTTTCTTTGCCGGTTAATTATCATGCCCTTAGCTGGTTAGCAAGCCAACACGGTGGCAAGGCCTTTGTGTGCCAGCGCCAAGATGAAGGTTTGGCCCTGTCGGCACTGCTCTACCACAATAAAAATGCAATACAATTTAATCATACGGAACAAGCCTTCCACTGCTATGTGGAGCAATTTAATCCCGACGATGCCTACAACCTAAAGCGCGCAATGGAAACCGTGGGCCAATACTTAGGCGCCGAACAAATGTTGGCACAACTGCGCTTAAGCCGTTGGGACTACCGAATATTGGATTTATTCTATGAAAGTCTGTTAGCGCAAATTCACAGCCTACAGCCGGATGAGCGCTGGCAATGGAAGCAAGCCATTCAACACACCTGGGCAAGCTACTATCCCCTGGGCGATAAAATAGAACCGTGCATTCAAATAGGCACCTTGGCCACCGAGTTGGGAATATGGGGCTTAGCAAAAGAATGTTTTATGGCGTGTTTTGACTACCATCAGCACCTGACATTAGATGACGCTGTAATGGGGCCCTGCTATTTTAATCTGGCCTTGTGTTGCTTTCAGTTAGGCGAAATGGCAACCGCCAAAAACTACGCACACAAAGCGCAAGTACTCGCAAAGCGCTTAAGCGTTCAAGAACAACACCAAGAACAACACCAAGAAGTACAGCAAGAAGTACAGCAAGAAGAACACCAAGAACAGCAAGCACAAAACAGTTTAGCCGCACACCCTAGCGCGGTGGGCACACAACCATTTAGCAACCCAGCATGTGATCACCAACAGACTGAAAACCAACATTTTCCAGAAGCGTTACAACAACTGTTAACCAGCCTGCAAGGTGAACAACCACTCGAACCTCAACACGCGCACGAGCCTTATCAAAATGCCGAAAATGGCAGCTTACCTGCAGACAACAACCTCGGCCCTCTCTCCCCAGAGCAGCAATGTGAACAATTATTACAAGATATAACGCAATCGCCCCCCTTGCCACAGTGGTATAAAAAAGAATGTTTTAGTGCGGGCGATATTACGCTACAGCCTTTAGCAAACCACCACGCGCCAGAGGTGTATGACCAAACCCGAGACCCCAGCATAGCCGTGATGACGCGCATACCCGCGTTTGATTCGTTGCCGTCGGTAGAACAGTGGGTTAAAGAATGCACGGCGAATATATGCGAACAAAAATACTGCTTCGCCATTATCCATAAAACATGGGGTTTTATAGGCTCCGTGGCATTGCATTGCGCAGGCGAGGATGCCTTCTTTTATTTTTGGATCGGTGTAGATTACCAAGGCGAAGGTTATGGCCCCAAAGCG
- a CDS encoding FHA domain-containing protein: MAQLIHSTQHQILYLHNNHTLGRDTCTNITALNAPAASRNHAIIAWDGAHWKIKDISKNGTFVNRLPIKTGCFHTLHLQDHIQFGDLSADTWEVADLAPPITCLAPLVNGLPVIELFDIEIINTGNTELMIYLDERGQWQCDDGQSPMPLADGDRVGANGQFWAFLDTRAATATQTFEAARSADDVIFHFSASSNEEHVSLKIDMNNTTVDLGERNHHYLLLLLAKQRLEDTRKGLPDHDQGWVNKDVLCHMMGMIEQHINIQIHRFRKQVAAVMPQSPLQQIIERRPGELRIAHRQLTIKGGFQQLQGAQTSVNA; this comes from the coding sequence ATGGCACAACTCATTCACAGCACCCAACACCAAATACTCTACCTACACAACAACCACACTCTGGGCCGCGATACCTGCACCAATATTACAGCGCTAAACGCCCCGGCAGCCTCGCGCAATCATGCCATCATTGCGTGGGATGGCGCACACTGGAAAATAAAAGACATCAGCAAAAATGGAACCTTTGTAAACCGCCTGCCCATAAAAACCGGATGCTTTCATACCCTGCATTTACAGGATCACATTCAATTTGGCGACCTCTCGGCCGACACGTGGGAAGTGGCCGACCTGGCACCACCCATTACGTGCCTTGCCCCCTTGGTTAACGGCCTGCCGGTTATAGAATTGTTTGATATCGAAATAATTAACACCGGCAATACCGAACTTATGATTTACCTGGATGAACGCGGCCAATGGCAATGCGACGACGGCCAAAGCCCAATGCCACTGGCCGATGGCGACCGCGTGGGCGCCAACGGCCAGTTTTGGGCCTTTTTAGATACCCGCGCCGCCACCGCCACACAAACCTTCGAGGCTGCGCGCAGCGCGGATGATGTTATTTTTCACTTTAGTGCCAGCAGTAACGAAGAGCACGTATCGCTAAAAATTGATATGAACAACACCACCGTTGACCTGGGCGAGCGCAACCACCATTACTTACTGTTATTACTGGCCAAACAACGCCTGGAAGATACCCGCAAAGGCCTGCCCGATCACGACCAGGGCTGGGTGAATAAAGACGTACTTTGCCACATGATGGGCATGATAGAGCAACACATAAATATTCAAATTCACCGCTTTCGCAAACAGGTAGCAGCAGTAATGCCGCAATCACCGCTGCAACAAATTATAGAGCGCCGCCCCGGCGAGCTGCGCATTGCCCACCGGCAGCTCACAATAAAGGGTGGCTTTCAACAATTACAAGGGGCGCAAACCTCAGTAAATGCATAA
- a CDS encoding amidohydrolase family protein: MTVSTPNRPTQCNKPVDNANTQACGFSAIDADRHIIETEQLWREILPPALYQSCQFETVDDTPHAMLGRIQRLGNAGATLLPTEQKLKGQPLLNNWGEPQRLTSTQAWSSKLAAVQQATTPSGQLASMDEGEIGTAHLFPTYGGLVINNQFLSSAESVTIAKAYNTWLYDYCRANPQRLRAVGVISRHAPEQMLSQLQQVIDFGWRSITLRPEPIAGRTLGHKDYEPFWAACAQQGIAIAFHGGTHLQGSTVGIGRFNTRFALHACSHLMEAQMAFLALLEGGVLERHPTLKVAFLEAGAGWLPSWLWRLDNLCYKNLPGELKGVLSMLPSDYFKRQCWIGFEPDEPGLREVVNTIGAERLLFGTDFPHPDHDSPASPAATCKHLFNQTELKAVLETNPQVFFG, from the coding sequence ATGACAGTATCTACCCCCAATAGACCCACCCAATGCAACAAGCCAGTCGACAATGCAAACACACAGGCTTGCGGCTTTAGTGCAATAGACGCCGATCGCCATATTATTGAAACCGAACAGCTATGGCGCGAAATTTTGCCGCCCGCGCTCTACCAAAGCTGCCAATTCGAAACTGTAGACGATACACCCCATGCCATGCTCGGTCGCATACAACGGCTCGGTAACGCCGGCGCCACCCTGCTCCCCACCGAGCAAAAACTAAAAGGCCAACCGTTACTGAATAACTGGGGGGAACCGCAACGCCTCACCAGCACGCAGGCTTGGTCCAGCAAACTGGCCGCTGTGCAACAGGCCACCACACCTTCAGGCCAATTAGCCTCAATGGACGAGGGCGAAATCGGTACCGCGCATTTGTTCCCCACCTATGGTGGCCTAGTAATTAACAACCAGTTTTTATCCTCGGCAGAATCGGTAACCATCGCCAAAGCCTACAATACTTGGCTTTACGATTATTGCCGTGCCAACCCACAGCGCCTGCGCGCGGTCGGCGTGATTAGCCGCCACGCTCCCGAACAAATGCTCAGCCAACTCCAGCAGGTTATCGATTTCGGCTGGCGCAGCATCACGTTGCGACCCGAACCCATCGCCGGGCGCACATTAGGTCACAAGGATTACGAGCCCTTTTGGGCGGCCTGTGCCCAGCAAGGCATAGCCATTGCCTTTCATGGTGGCACGCATTTACAAGGCAGCACTGTCGGCATTGGCCGCTTTAACACGCGCTTTGCTTTACATGCATGCTCGCACCTTATGGAAGCACAAATGGCCTTTTTAGCACTGCTCGAAGGCGGTGTATTAGAGCGCCACCCCACCTTAAAAGTCGCATTTTTGGAAGCCGGCGCAGGCTGGCTACCCTCTTGGCTGTGGCGGCTAGATAACCTGTGTTACAAAAACTTACCTGGCGAATTAAAAGGCGTACTCAGCATGCTGCCTTCCGACTATTTTAAACGCCAGTGCTGGATAGGCTTTGAACCCGACGAACCCGGGCTACGTGAAGTGGTGAATACCATTGGCGCAGAGCGCCTGCTGTTTGGTACAGATTTTCCTCACCCGGATCACGATAGCCCAGCCTCCCCAGCGGCAACCTGCAAGCACCTTTTTAACCAAACCGAATTAAAAGCCGTACTGGAAACCAACCCTCAGGTGTTTTTTGGTTAA
- a CDS encoding TOMM precursor leader peptide-binding protein translates to MSAQATNYLRLKSHWVYHIAKPTEVFFQNEAESFRLQGRAFSYLLPLLKKGGTDDDFFHNVPSGLTHPEIAFALQHLKQSGFLTHAPHYAPPANLPRCIEENDQHYFDAQGLDTGQSLSRIANTSIALNNLSGLALAPLRQQLQQCGFHIVEAEQHAPSLQVVITDNYSQQALQQLHYKNQQQQTPWLLIKPIGRQLWVGPLFLPGENACWQCLQHRLKFRQQLSQYLIAADAKQTITTPPATSLTCLAPIAYGIAAAELVKSVTKPASCLLSQGLISIDTENYRQQFHTLIRRPQCPSCGDAKSVIRQQQTPIQLQHGANSPLLEYRSCTAADVKRQLDKHVSPITGVISSLEKITVPGDTQEHMTTYAAEHNFALIGANTSYFQERIRRRASGKGRTPLHAKVSAMAESIERYSGVLQGDEAIVHGSFEKIENAIHPNDCMLFSEEQYRNRTTHNQTNARFTWVPERFDTTSTVAWSPVWSITQGRWHHLPTAYCYYGYSDPHSSHFARADSNGCAAGATIEEAFVQAFFELVERDAAALWWYNRKRVAQVDIHSFADPYLTELQNTYARLGKTFWVLDITSDLGIPVFAALCADAATGGRICYAFGCHLDPNIAISRAVTELHQILPTLECAPHAIGASLGEQALAWWQHITLDEQPYLTGNEESHRQRECYGALPNSSLNHAIDHCLSLAAQQQLNVLALNQSRPDVGLKVIKLFIPSLRHFWPRFAPGRLYSSPGSANAQTELNPYPIFI, encoded by the coding sequence GCTACTTACTGCCGCTACTAAAAAAAGGCGGCACCGATGACGATTTTTTTCACAATGTGCCAAGCGGCCTCACTCACCCCGAGATAGCCTTTGCCTTGCAGCACTTAAAACAAAGCGGCTTTTTAACCCATGCTCCGCACTATGCCCCACCGGCCAATTTACCTCGCTGTATAGAAGAAAACGATCAGCATTATTTCGATGCGCAAGGCCTAGACACAGGTCAATCACTGTCGCGCATTGCAAATACCTCAATTGCGCTAAACAACCTATCCGGGCTTGCACTCGCGCCGCTGAGGCAGCAGCTTCAACAATGCGGCTTTCACATAGTTGAAGCTGAACAACATGCACCATCGCTTCAAGTTGTTATCACTGATAATTACAGCCAGCAGGCCTTGCAACAACTTCACTATAAAAATCAACAACAGCAAACACCCTGGCTACTGATAAAACCGATCGGCCGGCAATTATGGGTTGGCCCTCTTTTTTTACCCGGCGAAAATGCGTGTTGGCAATGTTTACAGCACAGGCTCAAATTTCGGCAACAGTTAAGCCAATACTTGATCGCCGCCGATGCAAAGCAAACCATAACAACGCCCCCGGCCACAAGCTTAACCTGTCTTGCCCCCATTGCTTACGGTATTGCCGCGGCCGAGCTCGTTAAATCTGTGACCAAACCCGCTTCTTGTCTGTTGTCGCAAGGCCTAATTAGTATTGATACCGAAAACTATCGCCAACAGTTTCATACGTTAATCCGCCGGCCACAATGCCCCAGCTGTGGTGATGCAAAGTCTGTAATCAGGCAACAACAAACGCCCATTCAATTACAACATGGCGCCAATAGCCCGTTGTTGGAATATCGCAGCTGCACAGCGGCAGATGTAAAGCGGCAACTCGATAAGCACGTTAGCCCCATTACCGGTGTGATCAGCTCACTCGAAAAAATTACCGTCCCCGGCGACACCCAAGAACACATGACAACCTATGCCGCCGAGCACAATTTTGCTCTTATTGGGGCAAATACCAGCTATTTTCAGGAACGGATTCGCCGTCGTGCCAGCGGTAAAGGGCGTACGCCCTTACATGCAAAAGTCAGCGCCATGGCCGAATCGATTGAGCGTTACTCGGGTGTTCTTCAGGGTGATGAAGCCATTGTTCACGGCAGTTTTGAAAAAATTGAAAATGCCATTCACCCTAATGACTGTATGTTATTCAGCGAAGAGCAATACCGTAATCGCACAACGCATAACCAAACGAATGCTCGCTTTACCTGGGTGCCTGAACGTTTCGATACCACCAGCACTGTCGCCTGGAGCCCCGTATGGTCCATAACTCAGGGGCGTTGGCACCACCTTCCTACGGCGTATTGCTATTACGGTTACTCCGACCCACACTCAAGCCATTTTGCCCGAGCAGACTCTAACGGCTGTGCGGCAGGCGCCACCATAGAAGAAGCCTTTGTGCAGGCGTTTTTTGAATTGGTAGAACGCGACGCTGCCGCCTTGTGGTGGTACAACCGCAAACGGGTTGCGCAAGTGGATATTCACAGCTTTGCAGACCCATATTTAACAGAATTGCAAAACACCTACGCCCGCCTTGGCAAAACGTTTTGGGTATTGGATATAACCAGCGATTTAGGCATCCCTGTTTTTGCGGCACTGTGTGCAGATGCGGCAACCGGCGGCCGTATTTGCTACGCCTTCGGCTGCCATCTAGACCCTAACATTGCCATTAGCCGTGCCGTAACAGAGCTGCATCAAATACTGCCAACACTTGAATGCGCACCCCATGCCATAGGCGCAAGCTTAGGAGAGCAAGCGCTCGCGTGGTGGCAACATATCACGCTGGATGAGCAGCCCTATTTAACCGGTAATGAAGAGAGTCACCGGCAACGTGAATGCTATGGCGCCCTGCCCAACAGCAGCCTTAATCACGCTATAGATCACTGCTTGTCGCTGGCTGCCCAGCAACAACTCAATGTACTGGCCTTAAATCAATCCCGGCCCGATGTTGGCCTAAAGGTCATCAAATTATTTATACCGTCACTGCGCCACTTTTGGCCGCGCTTTGCGCCGGGGCGATTATATAGCAGCCCAGGCAGCGCCAATGCGCAAACCGAACTAAACCCCTACCCAATTTTTATTTAA